The following is a genomic window from Candidatus Methylomirabilota bacterium.
TAGCCAGAACAGTCTGGATAATCCTCGGCAAGAGGTGCAGATGCATGTGGCTGTCGAGCTTTTCGATGTTAATCCCATAATCCAAGACCCTCTCGATTTGGGCCTGGAACTCCAACTGAACTTCTTCAAGCCTGATTCGACCTGTCAACCATTTCATGGCAAACGCACCCAATGACCCATGAAACCGTCCATCCGATCCCACCAATGAAGGAATCTTTTGAGGAGAGAGGGCAGGAATCCCTTCCACAAGCGTGAGGTGGATACCGACTGATAGCCCGGGATGCTCCCGGACCAGGGTCACCGCCTCATCGAAAGCTTCTCCTGTGGCCATCAACGAGGCGCTTGTCAGAATTCCATCCCGATACGCCTCGACAATACCTTTATTGATGCCCGGGCTCAGTCCAAGGTCATCGCCGTTGACAATGGCCCTTCGCTTCATGCACATCTCTCCAAACCATGATGACGTCACCGTTGGCTATTTTCTCGTGGAATCGGAACCCGAACCTCTCATAAAATTTGAATCCTCTCTGGTTCTTCCCCTGAACGACCAGCCAACAGAAATCGACACCTCGTTTCCT
Proteins encoded in this region:
- a CDS encoding ChbG/HpnK family deacetylase, whose translation is MKRRAIVNGDDLGLSPGINKGIVEAYRDGILTSASLMATGEAFDEAVTLVREHPGLSVGIHLTLVEGIPALSPQKIPSLVGSDGRFHGSLGAFAMKWLTGRIRLEEVQLEFQAQIERVLDYGINIEKLDSHMHLHLLPRIIQTVLAMAKRYGIKDVRLPKGRFVDVGLRRSLIPLLSASHSRRVAIAGLASSDRFAGITESGRLTERSLMRILEGLQQGVTEVMVHPGYRDAVLDKWPKSRLYDREGELNALISPRIKALIEELGIALINYREVCRHV